Proteins found in one Pyrus communis chromosome 15, drPyrComm1.1, whole genome shotgun sequence genomic segment:
- the LOC137717246 gene encoding endoplasmin homolog — MRKWTIPSVLLLLCLLSLLPDQGRKLQANAEADSDELVDPPKVEEKIGAVPSGLSTDSDVAKREAESISKRSQRSNAQHFEFQAEVSRLMDIIIHSLYSNKDIFLRELISNASDALDKIRFLALTDKDVLGEGDNTNLEIQIKLDKERRILSIRDRGIGMTKEDLIKNLGTIAKSGTSAFVEKMQTSGDLNLIGQFGVGFYSVYLVADNVEVISKHNDDKQHIWESKADGSFVVAEDTENEPLGRGTEIRLHLREEAGEYLEESKLKELVKKYSEFINFPIHLWASKEVDVEVPADEDESNDEEESSETEKSEEETEKGEDEDEDAEKKPKTETKKETTYEWELLNDVKAIWLRSPKEVTDEEYTKFYHSLAKDFSDEKPLAWSHFTAEGDVEFKAVLFVPPKAPHDLYESYYNANKSNLKLYVRRVFISDEFDELLPKYLNFLLGLVDSDTLPLNVSREMLQQHSSLKTIKKKLIRKALDMIRKLAEEDPDESSDKDNKEVEKSEDEEKRGQYTKFWNEFGKSIKLGIIEDAANRNRLAKLLRFESTKSDGKLTSLDQYISRMKSGQKDIFYITGASKEQLEKSPFLERLKKKNFEVIFFTDPVDEYLMQYLMDYEDKKFQNVSKEGLKLGKDSKDKELKESYKELTKWWKSALASDNVDDVKLSNRLADTPCVVVTSKYGWSANMERIMQSQTLSDANKQGYMRGKRILEINPRHPIIKELRERVVKNAEDESVKLTAQLIYQTALMESGFNLPDPKDFASRIYSSVKSSLNINPDVAVEEEDDAEEVETETAANEAAATPEAEAETDADSLKDEL; from the exons ATGAGGAAGTGGACGATCCCTTCCGTTCTGCTTCTGCTCTgccttctctccctcctccccgaTCAAG GTCGGAAATTACAGGCCAATGCGGAGGCTGATTCCGACGAGCTCGTAGATCCGCCGAAGGTGGAGGAGAAGATCGGCGCTGTTCCCAGTGGGCTATCCACCGACTCCGACGTCGCCAAGAG GGAGGCAGAGTCAATCTCGAAGAGATCGCAGCGCAGCAACGCGCAGCACTTCGAGTTTCAGGCGGAGGTGTCTCGGTTGATGGACATTATCATCCACTCCCTCTACAGCAACAAGGACATTTTCCTCAGGGAGTTGATCTCCAATGCTTCCGAT GCACTGGACAAGATTAGATTCCTCGCCCTCACGGACAAGGATGTTTTGGGCGAAGGCGATAACACTAACCTCGAAATTCAG attaaattaGACAAGGAGAGGAGAATTCTCTCCATTCGCGATAGGGGTATCGGTATGACAAAGGAAGACTTAATCAAGAACTTGGGAACCATAGCTAAATCTGGAACTTCAG CCTTTGTGGAGAAGATGCAGACTAGCGGCGATCTCAATCTTATTGGGCAGTTTGGAGTTGGGTTCTACTCTGTGTACTTGGTTGCCGATAATGTGGAAGTCATCAGCAAACACAATGATGATAAACA GCATATTTGGGAGTCAAAGGCCGATGGGTCATTCGTAGTTGCCGAGGATACAGAAAATGAGCCACTAGGACGTGGTACTGAAATTAGACTGCACCTCAGAGAGGAAGCAGGGGAGTATTTGGAAGAGAGCAAACTAAAA gAGTTGGTGAAGAAATATTCGGAATTTATCAACTTCCCCATCCATTTGTGGGCAAGCAAAGAGGTAGATGTGGAGGTTCCTGCTGATGAGGATGAGTCCAATGATGAAGAGGAATCAT CTGAAACTGAGAAAAGCGAAGAGGAAACTGAAAAaggtgaagatgaagatgaagatgctGAGAAGAAACCAAAGACAGagacaaaaaaagaaactacTTATGAATGGGAACTTCTTAATGATGTTAAAGCTATATGGTTACGCAGTCCGAAGGAAGTGACCGATGAAGAGTACACCAAATTCTATCACTCTCTCGCCAAG GATTTCAGCGATGAGAAGCCTTTAGCATGGAGCCACTTTACTGCTGAAGGTGATGTGGAATTCAAGGCTGTCCTGTTTGTGCCTCCTAAGGCTCCTCATGATTTATACGAGAGCTATTACAATGCCAATAAATCCAACTTGAAGTTGTATGTTAGAAGGGTTTTCATATCAGATGAATTTGATGAGCTCTTGCCAAAGTATCTAAACTTTTTGTTG GGTCTTGTTGATTCCGACACCTTGCCACTCAATGTATCCCGAGAAATGCTTCAACAACACAGCAGTTTGAAGACCATCAAGAAGAAACTTATCCGCAAAGCTCTTGATATGATCCGTAAACTTGCTGAGGAAGATCCTGATGAGTCCAGTGACAAAGACAACAAAG AGGTTGAAAAAAGTGAGGATGAGGAGAAGAGAGGCCAATATACAAAATTCTGGAATGAATTCGGCAAGTCCATTAAACTTGGTATCATTGAGGATGCGGCTAACAGGAATCGTTTGGCAAAACTCCTAAGATTCGAGag CACCAAGTCAGATGGCAAATTGACTTCACTAGATCAGTACATTTCAAGGATGAAATCTGGGCAGAAGGACATATTCTACATTACTGGAGCCAGCAAGGAACAATTGGAAAAATCTCCATTCCTCGAGCGGCTTAAGAAGAAAAACTTTGAG GTTATTTTCTTCACAGATCCAGTTGACGAATATCTGATGCAATACTTGATGGACTATGAAGACAAGAAATTCCAGAACGTGTCAAAGGAGGGCTTGAAACTTggcaaagactcaaaggacaaGGAACTCAAGGAATCATACAAGGAGCTCACTAAATGGTGGAAGAGTGCTCTTGCCAGCGACAATGTGGATGATGTAAAGCTGTCCAACCGTTTGGCCGACACCCCTTGTGTGGTTGTGACATCAAAGTATGGTTGGAGTGCAAACATGGAGAGGATCATGCAGTCTCAGACGTTATCAGACGCTAACAAGCAAGGATACATGCGTGGCAAGAGGATACTTGAGATTAACCCAAGGCACCCAATCATCAAGGAGCTCCGCGAGAGAGTAGTGAAGAACGCTGAG GATGAGAGTGTGAAGCTGACAGCGCAGCTTATTTACCAGACCGCACTCATGGAGAGCGGCTTCAATCTTCCAGACCCTAAGGACTTTGCTTCCCGCATCTACAGTTCAGTGAAGTCTAGCCTAAACATCAACCCTGACGTTGCAGTTGAGGAGGAAGATGATGCTGAAGAAGTTGAGACAGAAACTGCTGCAAACGAAGCTGCAGCTACCCCCGAGGCTGAGGCTGAGACCGATGCTGATTCACTTAAGGACGAGTTGTAG
- the LOC137718396 gene encoding thaumatin-like protein 1 — protein sequence MDLMAFFHYSPLHITLILFAFCCKGISGATFTVMNKCDYTVWPGILSNAGTTSLDSTGLELPPGGSRSFQSPPNWSGRFWGRTGCNFDPTTGAGTCATADCGSNQMECNGAGATPPATLAEFTIGGSDNQDFYDVSLVDGYNLPMMVEPSGGSGNCLSTGCATDLNQRCPAELQFGNGAGCKSACEAFGSPEYCCNGAFATPDTCKPSVYSEMFKSACPRSYSYAYDDATSTFTCSGADYTITFCPSTTSQKSARDTSPTTSTTNTESGSGGGSGTTAGELPTVAGKSNPSWLPNFYTGDSSKTISSAALHYTLVASAAIVYLISLPY from the exons ATGGATCTGATGGCCTTTTTCCATTATTCTCCTCTTCACATCACTCTAATTTTGTTTGCATTTTGCTGCAAAG GAATATCAGGAGCTACATTTACAGTCATGAACAAGTGCGACTACACAGTATGGCCGGGAATTCTATCCAATGCAGGGACTACCAGTTTAGACAGCACCGGCCTTGAGCTCCCACCGGGCGGCTCACGTTCCTTTCAATCTCCACCTAACTGGTCCGGCCGGTTCTGGGGTCGAACAGGCTGCAACTTTGACCCCACAACCGGGGCTGGCACCTGTGCCACCGCCGACTGTGGCTCCAACCAGATGGAATGCAATGGTGCAGGTGCAACCCCGCCCGCTACTCTGGCCGAGTTCACAATTGGCGGCTCCGACAACCAGGACTTCTATGATGTCAGCTTAGTTGACGGATACAATTTGCCCATGATGGTGGAACCTAGCGGCGGTTCCGGTAATTGTTTGTCCACCGGGTGCGCCACCGACTTGAACCAACGGTGCCCCGCTGAGTTGCAGTTCGGGAACGGCGCGGGGTGTAAGAGTGCGTGCGAGGCGTTTGGGAGCCCCGAGTACTGTTGCAACGGCGCGTTTGCTACGCCGGACACTTGTAAGCCGTCGGTGTACTCGGAGATGTTCAAGTCGGCATGTCCGAGATCGTATAGCTACGCGTACGACGATGCCACGAGTACGTTTACATGTAGTGGAGCTGATTACACCATAACCTTCTGCCCTTCTACTACAAG TCAAAAATCTGCAAGAGATACATCTCCAACAACAAGCACGACAAATACCGAGTCAGGTTCCGGAGGTGGGAGTGGGACGACGGCCGGGGAGCTGCCGACGGTGGCAGGAAAAAGTAATCCGTCATGGTTACCAAACTTTTACACCGGAGACTCGTCCAAGACCATCTCTTCTGCTGCTCTTCACTATACGTTGGTTGCTTCTGCTGCCATTGTCTACCTTATCTCCTTGCCTTATTGA
- the LOC137718455 gene encoding thaumatin-like protein 1b isoform X1: protein MARLPSLLISLLTILGLQTSGVVSRTFTMENKCDYTVWPGILTNAGVSPLPTTGFALAKGETKTISAPASWGGRFWGRTLCSHDSAGKFSCLTADCGSGKLECSGNGAAPPATLAEFTLDGSGGLDFFDVSLVDGYNLPMLVVPNGGTGTNCTNTGCVTDLNTICPSDLKVTSADGGEAVACKSACEAFAQPQYCCSGAYGSPDTCKPSQYSQIFKSACPKAYSYAYDDKTSTFTCAGGDYTIIFCPSPSTSQKASQDNTQPQPTTTPPSTTTSTSPQEINNTMEYEGGSYDSFSAASIHTFEPRVMSTVGVITVLWQLLF from the exons ATGGCTCGATTACCATCATtgttaatttctctgttaacCATCCTGGGGCTACAAACATCAG GTGTTGTTTCAAGGACATTCACAATGGAGAACAAGTGCGACTACACAGTGTGGCCGGGCATTCTCACCAACGCCGGCGTCTCACCTCTTCCGACCACCGGCTTCGCCCTCGCAAAGGGCGAAACGAAAACTATCTCCGCCCCAGCCTCGTGGGGCGGCCGCTTCTGGGGCCGAACCCTCTGCTCCCACGACTCCGCCGGCAAATTCTCCTGCCTCACCGCCGACTGCGGCTCAGGAAAATTAGAATGCTCAGGCAACGGAGCCGCCCCGCCCGCCACTCTCGCTGAATTCACACTCGACGGCTCCGGCGGGCTTGATTTCTTCGACGTCAGCCTCGTGGACGGGTACAACCTCCCAATGCTGGTGGTCCCCAATGGCGGCACTGGGACCAACTGTACGAACACCGGCTGCGTTACCGACCTCAACACCATCTGCCCTTCCGATCTCAAGGTCACCAGTGCCGACGGAGGTGAAGCAGTCGCGTGCAAGAGCGCGTGCGAGGCGTTCGCTCAGCCGCAGTACTGTTGCAGCGGCGCCTACGGTTCACCCGACACTTGCAAGCCCTCTCAATACTCTCAGATTTTCAAGAGCGCGTGCCCAAAAGCATACAGTTACGCTTACGACGACAAGACCAGCACCTTCACATGCGCCGGTGGCGACTACACCATCATCTTCTGCCCATCGCCTAGCACCAG CCAGAAAGCGTCACAGGACAACACACAGCCGCAGCCGACAACCACACCGCCGTCGACAACCACCTCAACCTCGCCGCAAGAGATAAACAACACAATGGAGTACGAAGGCGGCTCATACGATTCATTTTCGGCCGCGTCCATTCACACGTTCGAACCACGTGTAATGAGTACGGTCGGCGTCATCACTGTGCTATGGCAGCTCTTGTTCTAA
- the LOC137718455 gene encoding thaumatin-like protein 1b isoform X2 → MARLPSLLISLLTILGLQTSGVVSRTFTMENKCDYTVWPGILTNAGVSPLPTTGFALAKGETKTISAPASWGGRFWGRTLCSHDSAGKFSCLTADCGSGKLECSGNGAAPPATLAEFTLDGSGGLDFFDVSLVDGYNLPMLVVPNGGTGTNCTNTGCVTDLNTICPSDLKVTSADGGEAVACKSACEAFAQPQYCCSGAYGSPDTCKPSQYSQIFKSACPKAYSYAYDDKTSTFTCAGGDYTIIFCPSPSTRFFPLRRFNSTEYPKGQ, encoded by the exons ATGGCTCGATTACCATCATtgttaatttctctgttaacCATCCTGGGGCTACAAACATCAG GTGTTGTTTCAAGGACATTCACAATGGAGAACAAGTGCGACTACACAGTGTGGCCGGGCATTCTCACCAACGCCGGCGTCTCACCTCTTCCGACCACCGGCTTCGCCCTCGCAAAGGGCGAAACGAAAACTATCTCCGCCCCAGCCTCGTGGGGCGGCCGCTTCTGGGGCCGAACCCTCTGCTCCCACGACTCCGCCGGCAAATTCTCCTGCCTCACCGCCGACTGCGGCTCAGGAAAATTAGAATGCTCAGGCAACGGAGCCGCCCCGCCCGCCACTCTCGCTGAATTCACACTCGACGGCTCCGGCGGGCTTGATTTCTTCGACGTCAGCCTCGTGGACGGGTACAACCTCCCAATGCTGGTGGTCCCCAATGGCGGCACTGGGACCAACTGTACGAACACCGGCTGCGTTACCGACCTCAACACCATCTGCCCTTCCGATCTCAAGGTCACCAGTGCCGACGGAGGTGAAGCAGTCGCGTGCAAGAGCGCGTGCGAGGCGTTCGCTCAGCCGCAGTACTGTTGCAGCGGCGCCTACGGTTCACCCGACACTTGCAAGCCCTCTCAATACTCTCAGATTTTCAAGAGCGCGTGCCCAAAAGCATACAGTTACGCTTACGACGACAAGACCAGCACCTTCACATGCGCCGGTGGCGACTACACCATCATCTTCTGCCCATCGCCTAGCACCAG GTTTTTTCCGTTACGTCGGTTTAACTCAACGGAATATCCGAAAGGTCAGTAG
- the LOC137716741 gene encoding uncharacterized protein, giving the protein MDALIQATKDSNEDKLQALSGPETLGVDDVADEEEAEETDCEEEEEGSHVDEATRWFDGLISKDIKITNEVYSISNVDFDRQELRKLVRSVHSRLEQKVDLEENTGKIDAARVSAEKALTRFLRSLAKRSLEIDI; this is encoded by the exons ATGGATGCTTTGATTCAGGCTACGAAAGATAGCAATGAAGATAAGCTGCAAGCTTTGTCAGGTCCGGAGACATTGGGGGTTGATGATGTTGCCGACGAAGAAGAAGCGGAAGAAACTGAttgtgaggaggaagaagag GGTTCTCACGTTGATGAAGCAACcagatggtttgatggtctgATCAGTAAGGACATTAAGATCACCAATGAAGTTTATTCAATTTCGAATGTTGATTTTGACCGTCAG GAACTAAGGAAACTTGTCCGAAGTGTGCATTCTAGATTGGAACAGAAGGTTGATTTGGAGGAAAATACGGGAAAGATTGATGCAGCAAGAGTGAGTGCTGAAAAGGCACTCACCAGGTTCCTTCGTTCCCTTGCTAAACGCAGCCTAGAGATTGATATATGA